A single region of the Triticum dicoccoides isolate Atlit2015 ecotype Zavitan chromosome 2B, WEW_v2.0, whole genome shotgun sequence genome encodes:
- the LOC119364487 gene encoding ABC transporter B family member 19-like, translating to MAEETGKAEASAGAASCGAGGGCEAVKKRAEQSVAFHELFSFADPLDWLLMAAGSAGAVVHGAAMPVFFLLFGELVNGFGKNQHHLRRMTDEVSKYSLYFVYLGLVVCASSYLEIACWMYTGERQVGALRRRYLEAVLRQDVGFFDTDARTGDVVFSVSTDTLLVQDAIGEKVGNFIHYLATFLAGLVVGFVSAWRLALLSIAVIPGIAFAGGLYAYTLTGLTSKSRDSYANAGIIAEQAIAQVRTVYSYVGESKALNSYSEAIQSTLKLGYKAGMAKGLGIGCTYGIACMSWALVFWYAGVFIRSGQTDGGKAFTAIFSAIVGGLSLGQSFSNLGAFSKGKIAGYKLLEVIRQRPTIVQDSTDGRCLDEVHGNIEFKEVSFSYPSRPDVTVFRDFSLFFPAGKTAAVVGGSGSGKSTVVSLIERFYDPNQGQVLLDNADIKSLQLKWLRDQIGLVNQEPALFATTIIDNILYGKPDATMAEVEAAASAANAHSFIALLPNGYNTQVGERGLQLSGGQKQRIAIARAMLKNPKILLLDEATSALDAGSESIVQEALDRIMIGRTTVVVAHRLSTIRSVDMIAVIQQGQVVETGTHDELLAKGSSGAYAALIRFQEMARNRDFRGASTRKNRSSRLSNSLSTRSLSLRSGSLRNLSYSYSTGADGRIEMVSNADNDRKYPAPKGYFFKLLKLNAPEWPYTVLGAIGSIMSGFIGPTFAIVMSNMIEVFYFRDPNAMERKTREYVFIYIGTGFYAVVAYLIQHYFFSIMGENLTTRVRRMMLAVILRNDVGWFDEEENNSSLVAARLNTEAADVKSAIAERISVILQNMTSLLVSFIVGFIIEWRVAILILVTFPLLVLANFAQQLSMKGFAGDTAKAHAKTSMIAGEGVSNIRTVAAFNAQDKILSLFCSELRVPQMHSLRRSQISGVLYGLSQLSLYASEALILWYGAHLVRHHVSTFSRVIKVFVVLVITANSVAETVSLAPEIIRGGESVRSVFAVLNSRTRIDPDEPEAEQVEKVRGEIELRHVDFAYPSRPDVMVFKEFSLRIRAGQSQALVGASGSGKSTVIALIERFYDPMAGKVMIDGKDIRRLNLKSLRLKIGLVQQEPVLFATSILENIAYGKDGVTEEEVVEAAKVANVHGFVGALPDGYRTPVGERGVQLSGGQKQRIAIARAVLKDPAILLLDEATSALDAESECVLQEALGRIMKGRTTVLVAHRLSTIRCVDSIAVVQDGRVVEQGSHGDLVSRPDGAYSRLLQLQLHHG from the exons CTCGGCCTCGTCGTCTGCGCATCCTCGTACCTGG AGATCGCGTGCTGGATGTACACGGGCGAGCGCCAGGTGGGCGCGCTCCGGCGGCGGTACCTGGAGGCCGTGCTGCGGCAGGACGTGGGCTTCTTCGACACCGACGCGCGCACCGGGGACGTCGTATTCAGCGTCTCCACGGACACGCTCCTCGTCCAGGACGCCATCGGCGAGAAG GTCGGCAACTTCATCCACTACCTCGCGACGTTCCTGGCAGGGCTCGTGGTCGGGTTCGTCTCCGCCTGGCGGCTGGCGCTTCTCAGCATCGCCGTCATCCCGGGCATCGCGTTCGCCGGCGGGCTCTACGCGTACACCCTCACCGGGCTCACCTCCAAGAGCCGGGACTCGTACGCCAACGCCGGAATCATAGCCGAGCAG GCGATTGCCCAAGTGAGGACGGTCTACTCCTACGTGGGGGAGTCCAAGGCCCTGAATTCCTACTCGGAGGCGATTCAGAGCACCCTGAAGCTGGGGTACAAGGCCGGGATGGCCAAGGGGCTTGGCATTGGGTGTACCTATGGGATTGCCTGCATGTCATGGGCGCTGGTGTTCTGGTACGCTGGCGTGTTCATCCGGAGTGGCCAGACAGACGGTGGAAAGGCGTTCACGGCCATCTTCTCCGCCATCGTCGGTGGCCT GAGCCTTGGACAGTCGTTCTCCAACCTTGGTGCATTCAGCAAAGGGAAGATTGCTGGTTACAAGCTGTTGGAGGTGATAAGGCAGAGGCCAACGATAGTCCAAGACTCAACTGATGGGAGGTGCCTGGATGAAGTCCATGGCAACATTGAGTTCAAGGAGGTGTCCTTCAGCTATCCGTCCCGCCCGGACGTCACGGTGTTCCGTGACTTCTCGCTCTTCTTTCCCGCGGGGAAAACGGCAGCCGTGGTCGGAGGCAGCGGTTCTGGGAAGAGCACGGTCGTGTCTCTGATAGAACGGTTTTACGATCCTAATCAGG GACAAGTTTTGCTCGATAATGCGGACATCAAGTCGCTGCAATTGAAATGGCTGAGAGATCAGATTGGTTTGGTGAATCAAGAACCTGCCCTCTTTGCAACCACCATCATTGACAATATTCTTTATGGCAAGCCTGACGCCACAATGGCTGAGGTTGAGGCCGCGGCTTCGGCTGCCAATGCACATAGCTTCATTGCTCTTCTTCCTAATGGGTACAACACTCAG GTGGGAGAACGAGGACTTCAGCTGTCCGGTGGCCAAAAGCAACGAATTGCCATTGCCCGTGCAATGTTGAAGAACCCAAAGATCCTTCTCCTTGATGAGGCAACTAGTGCTCTTGATGCTGGTTCTGAGAGTATTGTTCAAGAGGCACTTGACCGCATAATGATCGGTAGGACAACTGTGGTGgttgcgcacaggctctcaaccatACGGAGTGTTGACATGATCGCCGTGATCCAGCAAGGGCAGGTTGTTGAGACCGGTACTCATGATGAGCTCCTTGCCAAAGGCAGCTCTGGTGCTTATGCAGCTCTCATCAGATTCCAGGAGATGGCAAGAAACCGAGACTTCCGTGGGGCATCCACCCGGAAGAACCGGTCATCTCGCTTGAGCAATTCGCTGTCCACTCGGTCACTGAGCCTCAGGTCAGGAAGCTTGAGGAACCTGAGCTACTCATACAGCACCGGTGCGGATGGCCGCATTGAGATGGTCTCGAACGCCGACAATGACCGGAAGTACCCGGCGCCAAAAGGATACTTTTTCAAGCTCCTCAAGCTAAATGCTCCGGAATGGCCCTATACGGTGCTGGGGGCGATCGGATCCATCATGTCTGGCTTTATTGGCCCGACATTTGCTATCGTGATGAGCAACATGATTGAAGTGTTCTATTTCCGGGACCCCAACGCGATGGAGCGCAAGACTAGGGAGTATGTGTTCATCTACATCGGAACCGGGTTCTACGCGGTTGTCGCGTACCTGATCCAGCACTACTTCTTCAGCATCATGGGCGAAAACCTGACCACCAGGGTGCGGAGGATGATGCTTGCAG TTATCTTGAGGAACGACGTGGGGTGGTTCGACGAGGAGGAGAACAACTCGAGCCTGGTCGCAGCACGGCTCAACACTGAGGCCGCGGACGTGAAGTCGGCGATAGCGGAGCGGATATCGGTCATCTTGCAGAACATGACATCGCTCCTGGTGTCCTTCATTGTCGGCTTCATCATCGAATGGCGGGTTGCCATCCTCATCCTCGTCACCTTCCCTCTCCTTGTCCTCGCCAACTTTGCTCAG CAACTGTCGATGAAGGGGTTCGCCGGCGACACGGCCAAGGCGCACGCCAAGACGAGCATGATCGCCGGGGAGGGCGTCAGCAACATCCGCACCGTGGCGGCCTTCAACGCGCAGGACAAGATCCTGTCCCTCTTCTGCAGCGAGCTGCGCGTGCCCCAGATGCACAGCCTGCGCCGGAGCCAGATCTCCGGCGTGCTCTACGGCCTCTCGCAGCTCTCCCTCTACGCCTCCGAGGCGCTCATCCTCTGGTACGGCGCCCACCTCGTCCGCCACCACGTCTCCACCTTCTCCAGGGTCATCAAGGTCTTCGTCGTGCTCGTCATCACCGCCAACTCCGTCGCCGAGACCGTCAGCCTCGCGCCCGAGATCATCCGCGGCGGCGAGTCCGTCCGCTCCGTCTTCGCCGTCCTCAACAGCAGGACGCGCATCGACCCCGATGAGCCGGAGGCCGAGCAGGTGGAGAAGGTTCGCGGTGAGATCGAGCTCCGCCACGTCGACTTCGCCTACCCGTCGCGCCCGGACGTGATGGTCTTCAAGGAGTTCAGCCTGAGGATCCGAGCTGGCCAGAGCCAGGCGCTCGTGGGAGCGAGCGGGTCAGGGAAGAGCACCGTCATCGCTCTCATCGAGCGTTTCTATGATCCCATGGCCGGGAAGGTCATGATCGACGGCAAGGACATCCGTCGGCTCAACTTGAAGTCTCTCCGTCTCAAGATCGGCCTGGTGCAGCAGGAGCCCGTCCTGTTCGCCACCAGCATCCTGGAGAACATCGCCTACGGCAAGGAcggcgtgacggaggaggaagtcgTCGAGGCGGCCAAGGTGGCCAACGTGCACGGCTTCGTCGGCGCGCTCCCCGACGGTTACAGGACGCCCGTCGGCGAGCGCGGCGTGCAGCTCTCCGGCGGCCAGAAGCAGCGCATCGCCATCGCCCGCGCGGTGCTCAAGGACCCGGCCATCCTCCTGCTGGACGAGGCGACGAGCGCCCTGGACGCGGAGTCCGAGTGCGTGCTCCAGGAGGCGCTGGGGCGCATCATGAAGGGCCGGACGACCGTGCTGGTCGCGCACCGGCTGTCGACCATCCGCTGCGTGGACTCCATCGCCGTGGTGCAGGACGGGCGCGTCGTGGAGCAGGGCAGCCACGGCGATCTCGTGTCGCGGCCGGACGGCGCCTACTCGAGGCTGCTGCAGCTGCAGCTGCACCACGGGTGA